A single region of the Salipaludibacillus sp. LMS25 genome encodes:
- a CDS encoding flagellar assembly protein A, which yields MIALKDALMFQGKSVESAIEKALNELQLEKDDVHIEIIEESSQKLFGLARSKAKIMVSKIDKREVESETTDWEEWLIKEMKDNPSFDLRQSAAPTEIINTWEGKAWIKDSSLYFQDSETKKPVVDITDGVTLMKNGEKVEGKTALTKGDLLEIDLETTIIETEWSITVDDEKQQAILTVTPGYYLVAYLEDHPPSEKIVLKPNHRKQPNNQLTADDIYQQLEMMGINTGINKALIQEACITLKTETFIIAEGALPKHGDNGKVHFEIDLKERTKAFAEKHDGTIDFRESIYIPSIEKGELLGIVEDPTPGEDGVSVFGETLKAEAGDPILLKPGQGITYLEEENKIIAVENGRPKVERTGQMLKVYILPKLQHRGDLNLEDGNIHFVGDVEISGHVNEHMVVNAEGSAWIHKSVLHSSVQTRNKITVGANAIKSSLVAGKNSLVFEEMTKKLAPFMEVLMPFTQVVKQLVQTESFQQTYAINQSLGPVIKLLTESKFKPLVPLAKDLLNTINTKQNVLDKSWQSFAVSLYKGLLIYHHNQFKTIKDLEKFVHTGTKLLEVCESPLQNHSSIVVQYAMNSELHCNGDIHIKGKGCVHTVIHSDGNVQIEGQMIGGKLFAKEGVEIGVAGSAGGVKTLIEVPHNQTIKIKEVHPDVTLKIGDRQYVFNKSHSMVRARLDVDDVVTLY from the coding sequence GTGATTGCTTTGAAAGATGCTCTCATGTTTCAAGGCAAAAGTGTTGAATCAGCTATAGAAAAGGCGTTAAATGAATTACAATTAGAAAAAGACGACGTTCATATTGAAATCATTGAGGAAAGCTCCCAAAAGCTATTTGGCTTGGCTAGATCGAAGGCCAAAATAATGGTCTCTAAAATAGATAAACGTGAAGTTGAAAGTGAGACCACGGATTGGGAAGAGTGGCTCATAAAAGAAATGAAGGATAACCCCTCTTTTGATTTACGCCAATCTGCCGCCCCGACTGAGATTATAAATACGTGGGAAGGAAAAGCTTGGATTAAAGACAGTAGCTTGTATTTTCAAGATTCCGAAACTAAAAAGCCCGTTGTGGACATAACAGATGGTGTCACCTTAATGAAAAATGGCGAAAAGGTTGAAGGTAAAACGGCGCTTACTAAAGGGGATTTGCTGGAAATAGATTTAGAAACAACTATCATAGAAACCGAGTGGTCCATTACTGTCGATGATGAAAAACAACAGGCCATACTCACTGTAACACCTGGCTATTACCTCGTTGCTTATTTGGAAGATCATCCTCCTTCAGAAAAAATTGTCTTAAAGCCAAATCATAGGAAACAACCAAACAATCAATTAACAGCTGATGATATCTATCAACAATTAGAAATGATGGGGATTAATACAGGTATAAACAAAGCATTAATACAAGAAGCCTGTATCACGTTAAAAACGGAGACATTTATTATCGCTGAAGGTGCATTACCTAAGCATGGCGATAATGGAAAGGTGCATTTCGAAATAGATTTAAAAGAACGCACAAAAGCCTTTGCCGAAAAACATGACGGCACGATCGATTTCCGTGAATCTATTTATATCCCTTCTATTGAAAAAGGAGAGCTGCTAGGGATAGTAGAAGACCCGACTCCAGGTGAAGATGGCGTAAGTGTATTCGGTGAAACATTAAAAGCCGAAGCCGGAGATCCTATTCTTTTAAAACCTGGACAAGGCATCACCTATTTAGAAGAAGAAAATAAAATTATCGCCGTTGAAAACGGTAGGCCTAAAGTTGAAAGAACAGGTCAAATGCTGAAAGTATATATTCTACCAAAGCTTCAGCATCGAGGAGACTTAAACTTAGAGGATGGGAACATTCACTTCGTTGGTGATGTTGAAATTTCAGGTCACGTCAATGAACATATGGTTGTCAATGCGGAAGGCTCTGCATGGATTCATAAAAGTGTTCTTCACAGCTCTGTTCAGACACGAAACAAGATCACCGTAGGGGCAAACGCCATAAAAAGTTCTTTAGTCGCCGGTAAAAACAGCCTAGTGTTCGAGGAAATGACTAAAAAACTAGCCCCATTTATGGAAGTGCTTATGCCTTTTACCCAAGTAGTTAAACAGCTTGTTCAGACTGAAAGTTTCCAACAAACATACGCCATTAACCAAAGTCTTGGACCTGTGATCAAACTGCTGACTGAATCCAAATTTAAACCCCTTGTGCCGCTTGCAAAGGATTTATTAAATACCATTAATACGAAACAAAATGTGTTAGATAAGAGTTGGCAGAGCTTTGCTGTTTCTTTATACAAAGGTCTACTCATTTACCACCATAATCAATTTAAAACGATAAAAGATTTAGAAAAATTCGTGCACACAGGAACTAAATTACTAGAAGTATGTGAAAGCCCGCTTCAAAATCATTCTTCTATCGTTGTCCAATATGCGATGAATAGTGAGCTTCATTGTAATGGTGATATTCATATTAAAGGTAAAGGGTGTGTCCATACAGTCATTCACTCAGATGGAAACGTCCAAATTGAAGGACAAATGATCGGGGGGAAACTGTTCGCTAAAGAAGGTGTGGAGATCGGTGTAGCAGGTTCTGCCGGAGGGGTTAAAACTTTAATTGAAGTCCCTCACAATCAAACAATTAAAATAAAAGAAGTTCACCCTGATGTCACGTTGAAAATAGGAGACCGGCAATATGTCTTTAATAAAAGCCATTCAATGGTTCGAGCAAGGCTCGATGTTGATGACGTTGTGACCTTATATTAG
- a CDS encoding CrcB family protein, with amino-acid sequence MKQQLAIVISIFVGGTLGTLLRYMINLHTISLLFPLGTVLENLLGSFLLGMLTGWVAVKAIPVALKEGMGVGFCGGFTTMSTLAADAVFMSGERSFMAAAVYLIISLFGGVLLALTGLRVGEGIAVRRQKEGDI; translated from the coding sequence ATGAAACAGCAGCTTGCCATAGTGATATCTATATTTGTTGGAGGAACGCTAGGGACACTGCTACGTTATATGATTAATTTACACACGATAAGCTTGTTGTTCCCATTAGGAACAGTTTTAGAAAATTTATTAGGAAGCTTTCTACTTGGAATGCTCACAGGATGGGTAGCTGTAAAAGCGATTCCTGTTGCTTTGAAAGAGGGAATGGGTGTCGGTTTTTGCGGAGGATTTACGACCATGTCCACATTAGCAGCTGATGCGGTGTTTATGAGCGGCGAACGTTCCTTTATGGCAGCGGCTGTCTATTTAATCATCTCGCTGTTTGGAGGTGTCCTCCTTGCATTAACTGGGTTAAGAGTAGGTGAGGGAATAGCCGTAAGACGTCAAAAAGAAGGAGATATATGA
- the crcB gene encoding fluoride efflux transporter CrcB — MMAILVVAIGGGLGAVSRYLLGVFIKSRTKERRIPTAMLIVNVLGAFGLGLFFGWVYREVPALVYEDLRYLFIGIGFFGAFTTFSTFSIETSTLIRKKKWGDSALYVSSSIIGSIISFVLAMLITAG, encoded by the coding sequence ATGATGGCGATTTTAGTAGTAGCAATAGGTGGAGGACTAGGGGCGGTTTCGAGATACTTACTTGGAGTTTTCATAAAATCGCGGACGAAGGAGAGACGTATTCCTACCGCCATGCTTATCGTTAATGTTCTTGGTGCATTCGGCCTCGGTTTGTTTTTCGGATGGGTCTATCGGGAAGTGCCTGCACTCGTCTATGAAGATCTTCGTTATTTATTTATCGGTATCGGTTTTTTTGGTGCATTTACAACGTTTTCAACCTTTAGTATTGAAACCTCTACTCTTATTAGAAAAAAGAAATGGGGTGATAGTGCACTCTATGTTAGTAGTTCTATTATAGGGAGTATTATAAGCTTCGTCCTTGCTATGCTTATAACTGCAGGCTAA